A region from the Medicago truncatula cultivar Jemalong A17 chromosome 6, MtrunA17r5.0-ANR, whole genome shotgun sequence genome encodes:
- the LOC11415054 gene encoding extra-large guanine nucleotide-binding protein 3 isoform X1 — protein sequence MASESTEEDKNNNSNKSWEHILRRMLPAGAPLPDEDHLDYSIAVEYEGPPVPYDVPRIDPVEISASSSPIRTASVLSDRGHRGDEANSSIPVAMPVYSRFSRFNRVPNNGFGFNREIRSPVDSQRSSSVSRSQSQFEADRFDFSDEVAATADRHSVSVSRTQSQFETDRSDFSGEVAAVDNGSDDGNDGENGEGSYVSGSSPPVPNSAPVPSQVVEGKRPTVVTFNEPRVYDSDGGDSYSSPRSVATEPVGSPAEARKNSLVKRGVCSRCGNKNRLKEKEACLVCDARYCNNCVLKAMGSMPEGRKCVSCIGKAIDEIKRSSLGKCSRMLSRVCSPLEINQIMRAEKECAANQLRPEQLVVNGRQLRQEELAEILGCSIPPQKLKPGRYWYDKDSGLWGKEGEKPDKIISSKLNIGGKLQQEASNGNTRVYMNGREITKIELRMLKLANVQCPRDTHFWVYDDGSYEEEGQNNIKGNIWGKASTRFICSLFSLPVPSTNPPGVRDNPSNYSTRSVPEYLDHGRVQKLLLFGMEGSGTATLFKQAKFLYGNKFSAEESQNIKLMIQSSMYRYLSILLEGREQFEEEALAEKESTSLEVEGSGPAETANDENKPCIYSINQRFKHFSDWLLDIMATGDLEAFFPAATREYAPMVDEIWKDPAVQETYKRREELHNLPDVAKYFLDRAIEISSNEYEPSDKDILYAEGVTQSNGLAFMEFSFDDRSPMSEIYSENLNNPAPQTKFQLIRINSKGLRDGCKWLEMFEDVRAVIFCVALSDYDQMWPTSTGKLQNKLLASRDLFESLVRHPCFKDTPFVLLLNKYDAFEDKINKAPLSTCEWFSDFAPVRPHHNNHVLAHQAYYYIAVRFKELYYSLTGQKLFVGQTRGRDRVSVDEAFKYIREIIKWEDEKDELYEINPEESFYSTEMSSAFIRQE from the exons ATGGCTTCAGAATCAACCGAAGaagacaaaaacaacaacagcaacaaatcATGGGAACACATCCTCCGCCGTATGCTTCCCGCCGGCGCACCGTTACCCGACGAAGACCACCTCGATTACTCCATCGCCGTCGAATACGAAGGTCCTCCGGTTCCTTACGACGTTCCTCGAATCGATCCGGTGGAAATCAGCGCATCTTCTTCTCCGATTCGTACTGCTTCTGTACTCTCCGATCGAGGTCACCGTGGCGATGAGGCGAATTCATCGATTCCTGTTGCTATGCCGGTTTATTCACGGTTTTCTAGGTTTAACAGAGTTCCGAATAACGGTTTTGGTTTCAACCGCGAAATTCGAAGTCCTGTTGATAGTCAAAGATCTTCTTCTGTTTCTAGAAGTCAATCTCAATTTGAAGCTGATCGGTTTGATTTCTCCGACGAAGTTGCCGCCACCGCCGACCGTCACTCCGTTTCTGTTtccagaactcaatctcaattCGAAACCGATCGGTCTGATTTCTCCGGTGAAGTCGCTGCCGTTGACAACGGCAGCGACGACGGAAACGACGGTGAAAACGGCGAAGGTAGTTATGTTTCCGGTTCGTCACCACCGGTACCGAATTCAGCTCCGGTACCGTCTCAAGTCGTTGAAGGAAAACGACCTACTGTGGTAACATTTAACGAGCCTAGGGTTTATGACTCTGATGGCGGCGACAGCTATTCGTCGCCGCGATCGGTTGCGACTGAGCCGGTAGGATCACCGGCAGAGGCAAGGAAGAATTCGCTAGTGAAACGAGGTGTTTGTAGTAGGTGTGGGAATAAGAATAGGTTAAAAGAGAAAGAAGCGTGTTTGGTTTGTGATGCAAGGTATTGTAATAACTGTGTATTGAAAGCTATGGGTTCAATGCCGGAAGGGAGAAAGTGTGTGAGCTGTATTGGGAAAGCTATTGATGAGATTAAGCGATCGAGTTTAGGGAAGTGTTCGAGGATGTTGAGTAGGGTTTGTAGTCCTTTGGAGATTAATCAGATTATGAGAGCTGAAAAAGAGTGTGCCGCGAATCAGTTAAGGCCGGAGCAGCTTGTTGTTAATGGTAGGCAGTTGAGGCAGGAAGAGTTGGCTGAGATTTTGGGTTGTTCGATTCCTCCTCAGAAGTTGAAGCCGGGGAGGTATTGGTATGATAAGGATTCTGGACTCTGGGGAAAg GAGGGAGAGAAGCCGGACAAAATAATAAGTTCAAAGCTTAATATTGGAGGGAAGCTTCAACAGGAAGCAAGCAATGGGAATACTAGAGTCTACATGAATGGCCGTGAAATAACAAAGATCGAGCTTAGAATGTTAAAG CTAGCAAACGTTCAATGCCCGCGAGATACCCATTTCTGGGTTTATGATGACGGATCTTATGAGGAAGAAGGCCAAAATAATATCAAGGGCAACATATGGGGAAAG GCGTCCACTCGTTTCATCTGTTCATTATTCTCTTTGCCTGTACCGTCTACTAATCCTCCTGGGGTCAGAGACAATCCAAGTAACTATTCAACAAGGTCAGTGCCTGAGTATTTGGACCATGGTAGAGTTCAAAAACTTTTGTTGTTTGGCATGGAAGGATCTGGAACAGCTACCCTCTTTAAACAG GCCAAGTTTTTATACGGGAACAAGTTTTCTGCAGAAGAGTCGCAAAACATCAAACTCATGATTCAAAGCAGTATGTACAGGTATCTCAGCATTCTGCTTGAAGGAAGAGAGCAGTTTGAAGAGGAAGCTCTGGCAGAGAAAGAATCTACTTCATTAGAAGTTGAAGGATCTGGACCTG CAGAAACAGCAAATGATGAAAACAAACCATGCATTTACTCAATCAATCAAAGATTCAAGCATTTTTCTGACTGGTTGCTGGATATTATGGCTACGGGGGATTTGGAGGCTTTCTTTCCTGCTGCTACACGTGAGTATGCTCCAATGGTTGACGAGATATGGAAAGATCCGGCTGTTCAGGAAACATACAAGAGAAGAGAGGAATTGCATAATCTTCCTGATGTTGCTAAATATTTCTTAGATCGG GCAATCGAAATATCAAGCAACGAGTATGAACCTTCTGATAAGGATATATTATATGCTGAAGGAGTTACACAGAGCAATGGTCTTGCTTTCATGGAGTTTTCATTTGATGATAGGAGTCCTATGTCTGAGATATACAGTGAGAATTTAAATAACCCAGCCCCCCAGACCAA ATTTCAACTTATTCGCATAAATTCGAAGGGACTGCGTGATGGCTGCAAATGGTTGGAAATGTTTGAAGATGTGAGGGCGGTCATTTTTTGTGTTGCCCTGAGTGACTACGACCAAATGTGGCCCACTAGCACCGGCAAGCTTCAGAACAAATTGCTAGCAAGCCGAGATCTTTTCGAGAGTCTAGTGAGGCATCCTTGTTTTAAAGATACCCCTTTTGTGCTTTTGCTAAATAAGTATGATGCCTTCGAAGACAAGATTAACAAAGCTCCTCTGTCAACCTGTGAGTGGTTTTCGGATTTCGCTCCAGTGAGGCCCCATCACAACAATCATGTACTAGCACACCAAGCATATTACTATATAGCTGTAAGATTCAAGGAGCTTTATTATTCCTTAACTGGCCAGAAGTTGTTTGTGGGGCAAACTCGTGGTCGGGACCGTGTCTCGGTTGACGAGGCATTCAAATACATTAGGGAGATCATCAAATGGGAGGATGAGAAGGATGAACTGTATGAAATCAATCCTGAAGAATCATTTTACAGTACAGAGATGAGTTCTGCTTTCATCAGACAGGAATGA
- the LOC11415054 gene encoding extra-large guanine nucleotide-binding protein 3 isoform X2, translated as MASESTEEDKNNNSNKSWEHILRRMLPAGAPLPDEDHLDYSIAVEYEGPPVPYDVPRIDPVEISASSSPIRTASVLSDRGHRGDEANSSIPVAMPVYSRFSRFNRVPNNGFGFNREIRSPVDSQRSSSVSRSQSQFEADRFDFSDEVAATADRHSVSVSRTQSQFETDRSDFSGEVAAVDNGSDDGNDGENGEGSYVSGSSPPVPNSAPVPSQVVEGKRPTVVTFNEPRVYDSDGGDSYSSPRSVATEPVGSPAEARKNSLVKRGVCSRCGNKNRLKEKEACLVCDARYCNNCVLKAMGSMPEGRKCVSCIGKAIDEIKRSSLGKCSRMLSRVCSPLEINQIMRAEKECAANQLRPEQLVVNGRQLRQEELAEILGCSIPPQKLKPGRYWYDKDSGLWGKEGEKPDKIISSKLNIGGKLQQEASNGNTRVYMNGREITKIELRMLKLANVQCPRDTHFWVYDDGSYEEEGQNNIKGNIWGKASTRFICSLFSLPVPSTNPPGVRDNPSNYSTRSVPEYLDHGRVQKLLLFGMEGSGTATLFKQAKFLYGNKFSAEESQNIKLMIQSSMYRYLSILLEGREQFEEEALAEKESTSLEVEGSGPETANDENKPCIYSINQRFKHFSDWLLDIMATGDLEAFFPAATREYAPMVDEIWKDPAVQETYKRREELHNLPDVAKYFLDRAIEISSNEYEPSDKDILYAEGVTQSNGLAFMEFSFDDRSPMSEIYSENLNNPAPQTKFQLIRINSKGLRDGCKWLEMFEDVRAVIFCVALSDYDQMWPTSTGKLQNKLLASRDLFESLVRHPCFKDTPFVLLLNKYDAFEDKINKAPLSTCEWFSDFAPVRPHHNNHVLAHQAYYYIAVRFKELYYSLTGQKLFVGQTRGRDRVSVDEAFKYIREIIKWEDEKDELYEINPEESFYSTEMSSAFIRQE; from the exons ATGGCTTCAGAATCAACCGAAGaagacaaaaacaacaacagcaacaaatcATGGGAACACATCCTCCGCCGTATGCTTCCCGCCGGCGCACCGTTACCCGACGAAGACCACCTCGATTACTCCATCGCCGTCGAATACGAAGGTCCTCCGGTTCCTTACGACGTTCCTCGAATCGATCCGGTGGAAATCAGCGCATCTTCTTCTCCGATTCGTACTGCTTCTGTACTCTCCGATCGAGGTCACCGTGGCGATGAGGCGAATTCATCGATTCCTGTTGCTATGCCGGTTTATTCACGGTTTTCTAGGTTTAACAGAGTTCCGAATAACGGTTTTGGTTTCAACCGCGAAATTCGAAGTCCTGTTGATAGTCAAAGATCTTCTTCTGTTTCTAGAAGTCAATCTCAATTTGAAGCTGATCGGTTTGATTTCTCCGACGAAGTTGCCGCCACCGCCGACCGTCACTCCGTTTCTGTTtccagaactcaatctcaattCGAAACCGATCGGTCTGATTTCTCCGGTGAAGTCGCTGCCGTTGACAACGGCAGCGACGACGGAAACGACGGTGAAAACGGCGAAGGTAGTTATGTTTCCGGTTCGTCACCACCGGTACCGAATTCAGCTCCGGTACCGTCTCAAGTCGTTGAAGGAAAACGACCTACTGTGGTAACATTTAACGAGCCTAGGGTTTATGACTCTGATGGCGGCGACAGCTATTCGTCGCCGCGATCGGTTGCGACTGAGCCGGTAGGATCACCGGCAGAGGCAAGGAAGAATTCGCTAGTGAAACGAGGTGTTTGTAGTAGGTGTGGGAATAAGAATAGGTTAAAAGAGAAAGAAGCGTGTTTGGTTTGTGATGCAAGGTATTGTAATAACTGTGTATTGAAAGCTATGGGTTCAATGCCGGAAGGGAGAAAGTGTGTGAGCTGTATTGGGAAAGCTATTGATGAGATTAAGCGATCGAGTTTAGGGAAGTGTTCGAGGATGTTGAGTAGGGTTTGTAGTCCTTTGGAGATTAATCAGATTATGAGAGCTGAAAAAGAGTGTGCCGCGAATCAGTTAAGGCCGGAGCAGCTTGTTGTTAATGGTAGGCAGTTGAGGCAGGAAGAGTTGGCTGAGATTTTGGGTTGTTCGATTCCTCCTCAGAAGTTGAAGCCGGGGAGGTATTGGTATGATAAGGATTCTGGACTCTGGGGAAAg GAGGGAGAGAAGCCGGACAAAATAATAAGTTCAAAGCTTAATATTGGAGGGAAGCTTCAACAGGAAGCAAGCAATGGGAATACTAGAGTCTACATGAATGGCCGTGAAATAACAAAGATCGAGCTTAGAATGTTAAAG CTAGCAAACGTTCAATGCCCGCGAGATACCCATTTCTGGGTTTATGATGACGGATCTTATGAGGAAGAAGGCCAAAATAATATCAAGGGCAACATATGGGGAAAG GCGTCCACTCGTTTCATCTGTTCATTATTCTCTTTGCCTGTACCGTCTACTAATCCTCCTGGGGTCAGAGACAATCCAAGTAACTATTCAACAAGGTCAGTGCCTGAGTATTTGGACCATGGTAGAGTTCAAAAACTTTTGTTGTTTGGCATGGAAGGATCTGGAACAGCTACCCTCTTTAAACAG GCCAAGTTTTTATACGGGAACAAGTTTTCTGCAGAAGAGTCGCAAAACATCAAACTCATGATTCAAAGCAGTATGTACAGGTATCTCAGCATTCTGCTTGAAGGAAGAGAGCAGTTTGAAGAGGAAGCTCTGGCAGAGAAAGAATCTACTTCATTAGAAGTTGAAGGATCTGGACCTG AAACAGCAAATGATGAAAACAAACCATGCATTTACTCAATCAATCAAAGATTCAAGCATTTTTCTGACTGGTTGCTGGATATTATGGCTACGGGGGATTTGGAGGCTTTCTTTCCTGCTGCTACACGTGAGTATGCTCCAATGGTTGACGAGATATGGAAAGATCCGGCTGTTCAGGAAACATACAAGAGAAGAGAGGAATTGCATAATCTTCCTGATGTTGCTAAATATTTCTTAGATCGG GCAATCGAAATATCAAGCAACGAGTATGAACCTTCTGATAAGGATATATTATATGCTGAAGGAGTTACACAGAGCAATGGTCTTGCTTTCATGGAGTTTTCATTTGATGATAGGAGTCCTATGTCTGAGATATACAGTGAGAATTTAAATAACCCAGCCCCCCAGACCAA ATTTCAACTTATTCGCATAAATTCGAAGGGACTGCGTGATGGCTGCAAATGGTTGGAAATGTTTGAAGATGTGAGGGCGGTCATTTTTTGTGTTGCCCTGAGTGACTACGACCAAATGTGGCCCACTAGCACCGGCAAGCTTCAGAACAAATTGCTAGCAAGCCGAGATCTTTTCGAGAGTCTAGTGAGGCATCCTTGTTTTAAAGATACCCCTTTTGTGCTTTTGCTAAATAAGTATGATGCCTTCGAAGACAAGATTAACAAAGCTCCTCTGTCAACCTGTGAGTGGTTTTCGGATTTCGCTCCAGTGAGGCCCCATCACAACAATCATGTACTAGCACACCAAGCATATTACTATATAGCTGTAAGATTCAAGGAGCTTTATTATTCCTTAACTGGCCAGAAGTTGTTTGTGGGGCAAACTCGTGGTCGGGACCGTGTCTCGGTTGACGAGGCATTCAAATACATTAGGGAGATCATCAAATGGGAGGATGAGAAGGATGAACTGTATGAAATCAATCCTGAAGAATCATTTTACAGTACAGAGATGAGTTCTGCTTTCATCAGACAGGAATGA